In a single window of the Megalobrama amblycephala isolate DHTTF-2021 linkage group LG3, ASM1881202v1, whole genome shotgun sequence genome:
- the tmed3 gene encoding transmembrane emp24 domain-containing protein 3 → MRHPCLLLLAVYIAFINATELTFELPDNEKQCFYEDLEQGVKFDIDFQVIAGGNYDVDCFVTDPLNNMLYQERKKQYDSFSHTTTMKGVYKVCFSNEFSTFSHKTVYLDFRSGEDDRLLPDMNRATALTQMESACLSIHEILKVVSDSQTWYRLREAQDRLRAEDLNERVHIWSIGETIILFVVCIGQVLMLKSFFNEKKASVATST, encoded by the exons ATGAGACACCCTTGTCTTTTACTTTTGGCTGTGTACATAGCCTTTATAAATGCCACCGAATTAACTTTTGAATTGCCCGACAACGAGAAACAATGCTTTTACGAAGACCTAGAGCAAGGAGTCAAGTTTGATATAGACTTTCAg gTTATTGCTGGAGGAAACTATGATGTTGACTGTTTTGTGACAGATCCATTGAATAACATGCTGTATCAGGAACGAAAAAAACAATATGACAGCTTTTCCCATACAACAACAATGAAGGGAGTGTACAAGGTCTGCTTCAGCAACGAGTTCTCCACCTTCTCTCACAAAACTGTTTACCTGGACTTCCGATCTGGAGAGGATGACAGATTATTGCCTGACATGAACAGAGCGACAGCTCTCACACAG ATGGAGTCGGCCTGCTTGTCTATCCATGAGATCCTGAAAGTGGTTTCAGACTCTCAGACCTGGTATCGTCTTCGAGAGGCTCAGGACCGACTCAGGGCTGAAGATCTGAATGAGCGTGTGCACATTTGGTCCATTGGGGAGACCATCATCCTGTTTGTGGTCTGTATTGGCCAGGTGCTTATGCTTAAGAGTTTCTTCAATGAGAAGAAAGCCAGTGTTGCCACCAGCACATAG